In the Glycine max cultivar Williams 82 chromosome 6, Glycine_max_v4.0, whole genome shotgun sequence genome, GTCACAAGACAAGGTCTCACATATCAGGATGCTTTTGTCAAATTTTTGGAGTTGGAAAAGTTGACAAGGCATTGGGGAAAGGAGAGAACTGCCgaatgtaatatttttcttgCTGAACTGTATTATGACTTTGGATCATGCTCCTCCACTGGTTCTCAACAATTAGAATTTATTTCTGAGACGTCTTATCATCTTTGTAAGATCATTGAATCTGTAGCTTTAGATTATCCTTTTCACTTGACTCATGCCTTGAATGAAAATTGTTTTTCGATAGATAGTATCCAAGAGACCAGtggaaaaacaataaatacCTCCACTGAGAGCAATTCAAATTTAGACATCTCACTTCTGATGAAAAACAGTCCCCTTTGGTCTCGATTCTTCTGGCTAAGTGGGAGACTGTCTATTGTTGATGGCAACAGGGCAAAAGCATGTGAAGAATATTGTATCGCTTTGACACTTTTGgcgaagagagaaaatgaagatTCTCTATGTTCAGTCCCCCGCCCACATTGCAAGGTTGTAAAAGAGCTAAACTTTGATAGAGTTCTtgatgaaattaatatattaaaggtCAATTTCTTGATGGAAAAGTCTGTCATTAAGATGATGGAACAAGAAAAGTTTTTGGAGTGTGTATCCCTGCTTTCTCCACTTCTATTCTCCACACAGGATGTCTACCCCAATTCATTCTCTTTATCCAAGACAGATAAAAGTGATGAAAAGATAACTTCCACTGAACTCATGGCTGTAGATGTTCTAATGGAAGCATGTCAAAAGGCGAATCCAATGGATGTAGAGATGTATTTCAATTGTCATTATAGAAAGCTGAAAATACTAATGACAAAGATGGGTTTAAATACATGTATTACATCATTTAAATCTTCTGATCAAGCACCTATTTTAAGTGCGTCTCCTAATTTTGATATTGATTCAAAGGAAAGTTCTAGCAAGAACTGTAGTCACTTGGTTGCGGATGAAGTGAAGGCACTCTCTGACTGTATCTCACAAGTGAAGAAAATTATCGATCAACGTGGAGATTCTGTAAGCAATACCATTCCGGTAGTTTTGGATTTTAAGATGTTATAGCCATGaggcatattttttaaaaattattttcctgtTCTTCCATTAAGTTCATGAACTTTATATGTTGTTCTCCTTCTTGAACACAACAAATAAATCAGTTAATTAAAATGTACCTCTAGTTATCTATTATTAGACTGTTAATAATTAGCCCAGTAATGAACATCTAGAAATAGTAACTACTCCTTTTTGAATAAACATAATGTGTTATCAACGTGATAAACAGGTTATCCATtgcaattaaaaaagaaaaagtatgtGTTCTTATACTTGCAGGATGGCCTTTTTGTTCCAACAAGAAGCATTTGTCAAATGCAATCTCTGCTGTTGTTAATCATGAGCCATGTTGCCAACATACTTGCCCTCAACAAAGCCTCAGCACAAGTAATTTCTGATCAAGCTGAAAGCAGCTGTTTCGTTGATGCAGCCATTGTTTTCTGCAAACTCCAGCATCTTTGCCCAACAACGCCTATCAAAACTCAAGTTAGCTATCTTCTTTAAAGAATTATACTTTTAAGTGATTTGGTTGTTTTAGTGattcctttttttaattgaaaacctCTACCATTCTTTTCTGCATTCTAAACTCAGGTTGATTTAATTGTTGCAACACATGACTTGCTTGCTGAATATGGCCTTTGCTGTTTGGGTGAAGGTGGCAAAGGTGAAGAAGGAACATTTCTTAGATTTGCAATAAAACATCTCTTGGCCTTGGATACGAAGCTTAAATCCAGCTTTAACCATAAAGAATCAATGCAATGTGAGGAAGTGTCCAAAAACAGTCTTGTCAATGTGTCTGTTGAAGAATCAAAATCAGACACATTAGACATCCAGATGGATTGCACcaaaattgatgaaattaattCAGAGAAAAAGGATGTTTATGAAGGAATAATATCCAAAGGCATTTCATCTTGCAGAGTTCATGATAAAGACTGTAAGGAAGTAGAGTGTGAAAATCATGGAGGTGCTGGCACTGGCAGTAAGTTAATTAAGGGTGAaagttcaatcaatcaattgatTGAATGTGAAGATGAACTTTCTGAAGATGAATGGGAGGAACTTGAGTCTAAAATTGACTGTGCCTTAGATCAGTGCTTTTTCTGTTTATATGGATTACATCTAAGATCTGATTCATCTTATGAGGATGATCTAGTGGTGCACAAAAACACAAGCCGAGGAGATTATCAAACCAAGGAACAATGTGCTGATGTTTTCAAGTATGTTCTTCCCTATGCAAAGGCATCTTCTGTGAGTTCTCTCTATCCCTAATTTGTATAGTACGGCTTGACTATGGAATATTGTACAGAAATTTCATTTGTGATTTTAtttagcttaattttttttatgtatcagAGGACTGGACTGGTCAAACTTCGTAGAGTTTTAAGAGCTATTAGGAAGCACTTTCTGCAGCCACCAGAGGACCTCTTGGCAGGAAACCCTATTGATAAGTTCCTAGATGATCCTAATCTATGTGAAGATAAGCTCTCAGAGGAGGCTGGGTCTGATGGGTTTCTTGAATCTATTACTAAGAGAATGTTTCCTGATGTGGGTGGCCTTGCTCAGTATAATGCAACATTATTGAGGAGGTACGCATTGTACAGTACTGTAGggccttttttaatttattttactcgtAACCtgtttcttatttaaatttaatggcTACAATATATCCATGATATTCcttgtttttagtttcttaatgtTATGTTATCTCAAACTCAAACTGTATATGATTTTCAGGTCTGAGCCATATTTGGAGGTCTACTGTAACTTGTATTATTTCTTGGCTCTGTCTGAGGAAATGAGCGCAACAGATAAGTGGCCTGGATTTGTGCTGACCAAGGAAGGGGAAGAATTTGTTGAACAAAATGCAAAGCTCTTCAAATATGATCTCATGTACAATCCTCTGCGCTTTGAAAGCTGGCAGAGACTTGGAAATATTTATGATGAGGTAAGTTAAATATGTTATTGTGCTTATTTAACCCTGAATGCTGTGACATTTACAAATAAACAATAGTGTcttaatttctaattatgttGCCTTATACTGttttataattgtttctttGTTGCACCGAACCAGGAAGTAGATTTGTTACTAAATGATGGTAGCAAGCACGTTAATGTAGTAGGGTGGAGGAAGAATGCTACTTTATCCGAGAGAGTGGAAACAAGCCGAAGGAGGAGTAGAAGGTGTCTACTAATGAGTTTAGCTTTGGCAAAGACATCTGCTCAGCAGGTTTTACCTCTATTTATATGTTTACTCCTTTTAAAATTTCCCTTTCTTTAGTCACTACCATCTGGTTGTTAACATAGTTGGGttcaatcaaaatgaaaatttaagtaGAAAAGCAGTGTTTATACCCCCAAAAGTCCCCTGCAAATGTTATCTGCACTGTAAATTATTAAGACAGTGCCATTCATTGTTTATGCTAGCTACTTTGGTCACATTAAATGtctgataatatttttaaggcTAGTAAAATGTGCAATAACAATCTATATGGCGTAATGTTCAAGATTTTTGTTGTTATGGATTTGTAACTTTATATGCTTACAACATTTACTTGAATGCATAAACCCTAAGAATCTTGATGCATGTCATCATTGCCTTGATAAGATATTATtggttatttatatatttaacttcTTTCTTGCATTTGTTATATTTCCAGTGTGAGATACATGAGTTATTGGCATTGGTATACTACGACAGTCTTCAAAATGTAGTCCCATTTTATGATCAGAGATCTGCTTTGCCCTTAAAGGATGCGGCATGGATGATGTTTTGTGAGAACTCAATGAAACATTTTAAGAAAGCCTTCACACTTAAGTATATCCTTTTTCTTGTGTATTCTTATTTTCTGAACTTCTCAAGCTTAAATATGATGTTTATGAACTACTTTGATTCTTTGTACAGGCAAGATTGGTTGCATGCCTTTTACTTGGGTAAACTCAGCGAAAAACTTGGATATTCACACGAAATTGCATTATCATATTACAATAAAGCTATTGCTTGGAACACATCAGCTGTTGATCCTGTCTACAGGATGCATGCCTCAcgtttgaaattattatttaagtgTGGAAAACAGAATTTGGAGATTTTGAAGGTTTTCCCTCCCTTTTCTGATCATTAAACTCTATTttgctattattttatttgtctttgACATTGTCCATTTATTCTGACTGCACTAATTTTCACATCTCTAGTTTTTCTGTCCTTTACAGTTGCAGTTAATTCAAAGGTtaaccttcaatttttttaattgactaGATAATTTGGGCACTTTAtctatattttagtattttttggtCCTCAACAGGTtctctcagcaaattcctttAATCAATCTGTAAAAGAAGCTGTCACAAGTATCCTTATTGGTATTGATAgctcatttttaaatacaaaggAAAGATGTATTGATGCCAATTTTGTGGAAACAAAGCATGAAGAGTTGCTCAAATTGGATACAGTATGGTCTATGCTTTTCAATGATTGCCTTTCTGCTCTTGAAACATGCGTAGAGGGGGATCTCAAACATTTCCATAAGGCCAGATACATGCTGGCTCAAGGACTGTACAAAAGAGGTGAGAGTGGTGATATAGAGAGGGCAAAAGATCATCTATCTTTCTGCTTCAaatcttcacgctcatcatttACAATAAATATGTGGGAAATTGATAGCACGGTAAAAAAAGGAAGGTACAATTATCCtttcatttttaagtttttgttgCTTTGATTGAACTTGAATGAAGTGGCATTTTGCCACTAACAATTGATGTCTCATGCTTTTGCAATTTCCAAGAATGCATGACTAATACTTTGTGGTAATATTAATTGGTGTCCCTACAAAAACTTTGAAGATTTGAAAGATATGGTCTCTtggaagcttttttttttttttttgtaatctcaaatgaaatgaatttttaCCCAAATTGCCTTGTGTAACTTGAGGGATTCCCTTGTCAAAATAAAGTAACACTTGATGGATTTGTTATCCATGCTATGCAGGAGGAGGAAACATCAATATGTCCCCAACTTAGAACTAACTTATTTTGCATTTAATATCAGGCGCAAGACACCAGGTACTGCTGGGAACAAAAAATCCCTTGAGGTTAACTTACCAGAAAGTTCTCGAAAATTTATTACGTGCATTCGGAAGTATTTGCTGTTTTATCTCAAACTATTGGAAGAGACTGGAGATAGATGTATTCTTGAACGTTCGTATGTTGCTCTTCGTGCAGATAAACGGGTAAATTCCAGAGTCTGATTTACTATTTAAGTTACATGTCAGTAAATTGATAATAGCTACACTTTTATGCTTCATTTGTTCTTGTGGAAGCACTCTTTGTTTATAACTGTTTTTGTATTTGATTAATGTGAATCATTTGATGATTTTGACTCATTGTGTTTTACATGGTAAGACCAAGATTGGCTCAGTTAATTAAGGTGATGAAAATTACGTTAGAGATATGGATTTACAGTTTATGCAGGCACATGGTAAGGAAGCCCCTTCATGACCAGAGCTAAAGCTGATCTTGAACCAAGAATTTACCATCTGATTTATTAGGGGAGAAGATTCATAATCCAAGAGTTGttcctttgaatttttttctttgttgttttctgttttgtaCTTTGACATGGGTGGATTCCTAgccctcttttttatttcttcttttatattaaaataactaaacTGGTTAACTAACAAATCCAAACCTAAGTGGATCAGTTTTATCTTGgtataaaatttggaagttcCTGTTGCCAATTAATTTTGCTATGTATTCAGCAGCAATAataatagaatgaattgaactaattattcatttatttgctTCTTGCTTCCTCTCCTAGACACTTCAAATGCGTTTCTTAAGCAGACTTTGAGGCTTTACTATTTGTTGtcttttttgttccttttttatttgGGTGTGTCCTGTGACAATCCCTCTCATTGCCTCACAAAAAAAAGGGTAAACATTTCTATTAATATGTCTAGAATCCAGTAATGTTTATATGTTATTAGTCACCTGTCAACTACGACCTGCATAATTTCTTCTTTCAATTTTGCATATCATATTTGATAGTATTGTAAActtcatttgttttgtttttgactTCCCCATGAATGCAGTTTTCATTATGTATTGAAGATCTTATACCCGTGGCTATTGGAAGGTATCTAAAGGCCCTGATTGCAACTATGTGCCATTATCAGACTACTGCCTCTGGTTCAGTGAGCAGTTCTGACAATGTGCTGGAGAGAATGTTTGCATTGTTCATGGAGCAAGGGAGCTTATGGCCAGAAATATGCAGCTTGCCTGAAATTGAAGGCTCAGATATGTCAGAGAGTATCATATATGGGTAATAAGGTttaaacaaatatgatatttttgaaCAAATTGTGTTCACTGAACTTCTTTTGACTGATACATAATGCGTTTGCCATCTTTTTTCCAATGGTAAAACTAATTCAGATCCACAAATCTTTGCAGATATCTTCATGAACATATTGTATTATTGGAGAAAAATGGAAAACTGGAAACTCTTGAAGCAATAAATGAGAAGATTCGGAAGCGTTCTAAGAACCCAAAGTTCTCAGACAGTAATTATGCCAAAGTTCGCAAG is a window encoding:
- the LOC100783547 gene encoding calcineurin-binding protein 1 isoform X2, which codes for MGSLSISRWAFEQGLLCSPNNWNCMEKLLEVLIAIGDEVACLSVAKLILRHWPSHSRALHVRNTIEESEPLPFAPRGIDKLEPQHVRLKFPDKRKATNENVDEDVAFKKLNQNKALHLTEVSWVALADALLEILSPQSSEMDPQKAFSSPDIRLSIILPNSSEAVMDTVEMKGSNGENSVSGDGNIQQLSAFKEKEANIQEEQLHERRSSRLERLRSRKPGKEESNSSCGKDPTKVVIQYLEPFISGGLGGQDTIDRDRTTVSCLGNSEYYNVSAFLRETSNNYGAYHMGHLLLEEVTRQGLTYQDAFVKFLELEKLTRHWGKERTAECNIFLAELYYDFGSCSSTGSQQLEFISETSYHLCKIIESVALDYPFHLTHALNENCFSIDSIQETSGKTINTSTESNSNLDISLLMKNSPLWSRFFWLSGRLSIVDGNRAKACEEYCIALTLLAKRENEDSLCSVPRPHCKVVKELNFDRVLDEINILKVNFLMEKSVIKMMEQEKFLECVSLLSPLLFSTQDVYPNSFSLSKTDKSDEKITSTELMAVDVLMEACQKANPMDVEMYFNCHYRKLKILMTKMGLNTCITSFKSSDQAPILSASPNFDIDSKESSSKNCSHLVADEVKALSDCISQVKKIIDQRGDSDGLFVPTRSICQMQSLLLLIMSHVANILALNKASAQVISDQAESSCFVDAAIVFCKLQHLCPTTPIKTQVDLIVATHDLLAEYGLCCLGEGGKGEEGTFLRFAIKHLLALDTKLKSSFNHKESMQCEEVSKNSLVNVSVEESKSDTLDIQMDCTKIDEINSEKKDVYEGIISKGISSCRVHDKDCKEVECENHGGAGTGSKLIKGESSINQLIECEDELSEDEWEELESKIDCALDQCFFCLYGLHLRSDSSYEDDLVVHKNTSRGDYQTKEQCADVFKYVLPYAKASSRTGLVKLRRVLRAIRKHFLQPPEDLLAGNPIDKFLDDPNLCEDKLSEEAGSDGFLESITKRMFPDVGGLAQYNATLLRRSEPYLEVYCNLYYFLALSEEMSATDKWPGFVLTKEGEEFVEQNAKLFKYDLMYNPLRFESWQRLGNIYDEEVDLLLNDGSKHVNVVGWRKNATLSERVETSRRRSRRCLLMSLALAKTSAQQCEIHELLALVYYDSLQNVVPFYDQRSALPLKDAAWMMFCENSMKHFKKAFTLKQDWLHAFYLGKLSEKLGYSHEIALSYYNKAIAWNTSAVDPVYRMHASRLKLLFKCGKQNLEILKVLSANSFNQSVKEAVTSILIGIDSSFLNTKERCIDANFVETKHEELLKLDTVWSMLFNDCLSALETCVEGDLKHFHKARYMLAQGLYKRGESGDIERAKDHLSFCFKSSRSSFTINMWEIDSTVKKGRRKTPGTAGNKKSLEVNLPESSRKFITCIRKYLLFYLKLLEETGDRCILERSYVALRADKRFSLCIEDLIPVAIGRYLKALIATMCHYQTTASGSVSSSDNVLERMFALFMEQGSLWPEICSLPEIEGSDMSESIIYGYLHEHIVLLEKNGKLETLEAINEKIRKRSKNPKFSDSNYAKVRKHASVAWCRSLVYNLAQITPLSCEFSNGIQVLNLTDGGMDNSQLLCIDLQPNELWSTAFEDPTHLEKIETKWSTILSKVKDIIIKKASDENLETANTLLRACYNFYRESSSVVLTSGLNFYLIPSQLVTQTPFNPSTAGIEALDLSIPRKLLLWAYVLSHGRCANISIVVKHCEEMSKSKMKRGSGMSPALSNTSPAPSFPGSGRNGSNSAGSIDVDSAHATTVGSVSLDIQKNLFASPQLHQCTSNDAERSNLIAHEGDPEGD
- the LOC100783547 gene encoding calcineurin-binding protein 1 isoform X1 gives rise to the protein MFSIAAINDTDSKCQWEPLAPTKEAQEFHLSQTYHEGLLKLQTKEYEMARELLESVLKDPLIANAQVDSSASDGHLLQLRFLALKNLATVFLQQDSTHYENALRCYLQAVEIDSKDSVVWNRLGTLSCSMGSLSISRWAFEQGLLCSPNNWNCMEKLLEVLIAIGDEVACLSVAKLILRHWPSHSRALHVRNTIEESEPLPFAPRGIDKLEPQHVRLKFPDKRKATNENVDEDVAFKKLNQNKALHLTEVSWVALADALLEILSPQSSEMDPQKAFSSPDIRLSIILPNSSEAVMDTVEMKGSNGENSVSGDGNIQQLSAFKEKEANIQEEQLHERRSSRLERLRSRKPGKEESNSSCGKDPTKVVIQYLEPFISGGLGGQDTIDRDRTTVSCLGNSEYYNVSAFLRETSNNYGAYHMGHLLLEEVTRQGLTYQDAFVKFLELEKLTRHWGKERTAECNIFLAELYYDFGSCSSTGSQQLEFISETSYHLCKIIESVALDYPFHLTHALNENCFSIDSIQETSGKTINTSTESNSNLDISLLMKNSPLWSRFFWLSGRLSIVDGNRAKACEEYCIALTLLAKRENEDSLCSVPRPHCKVVKELNFDRVLDEINILKVNFLMEKSVIKMMEQEKFLECVSLLSPLLFSTQDVYPNSFSLSKTDKSDEKITSTELMAVDVLMEACQKANPMDVEMYFNCHYRKLKILMTKMGLNTCITSFKSSDQAPILSASPNFDIDSKESSSKNCSHLVADEVKALSDCISQVKKIIDQRGDSDGLFVPTRSICQMQSLLLLIMSHVANILALNKASAQVISDQAESSCFVDAAIVFCKLQHLCPTTPIKTQVDLIVATHDLLAEYGLCCLGEGGKGEEGTFLRFAIKHLLALDTKLKSSFNHKESMQCEEVSKNSLVNVSVEESKSDTLDIQMDCTKIDEINSEKKDVYEGIISKGISSCRVHDKDCKEVECENHGGAGTGSKLIKGESSINQLIECEDELSEDEWEELESKIDCALDQCFFCLYGLHLRSDSSYEDDLVVHKNTSRGDYQTKEQCADVFKYVLPYAKASSRTGLVKLRRVLRAIRKHFLQPPEDLLAGNPIDKFLDDPNLCEDKLSEEAGSDGFLESITKRMFPDVGGLAQYNATLLRRSEPYLEVYCNLYYFLALSEEMSATDKWPGFVLTKEGEEFVEQNAKLFKYDLMYNPLRFESWQRLGNIYDEEVDLLLNDGSKHVNVVGWRKNATLSERVETSRRRSRRCLLMSLALAKTSAQQCEIHELLALVYYDSLQNVVPFYDQRSALPLKDAAWMMFCENSMKHFKKAFTLKQDWLHAFYLGKLSEKLGYSHEIALSYYNKAIAWNTSAVDPVYRMHASRLKLLFKCGKQNLEILKVLSANSFNQSVKEAVTSILIGIDSSFLNTKERCIDANFVETKHEELLKLDTVWSMLFNDCLSALETCVEGDLKHFHKARYMLAQGLYKRGESGDIERAKDHLSFCFKSSRSSFTINMWEIDSTVKKGRRKTPGTAGNKKSLEVNLPESSRKFITCIRKYLLFYLKLLEETGDRCILERSYVALRADKRFSLCIEDLIPVAIGRYLKALIATMCHYQTTASGSVSSSDNVLERMFALFMEQGSLWPEICSLPEIEGSDMSESIIYGYLHEHIVLLEKNGKLETLEAINEKIRKRSKNPKFSDSNYAKVRKHASVAWCRSLVYNLAQITPLSCEFSNGIQVLNLTDGGMDNSQLLCIDLQPNELWSTAFEDPTHLEKIETKWSTILSKVKDIIIKKASDENLETANTLLRACYNFYRESSSVVLTSGLNFYLIPSQLVTQTPFNPSTAGIEALDLSIPRKLLLWAYVLSHGRCANISIVVKHCEEMSKSKMKRGSGMSPALSNTSPAPSFPGSGRNGSNSAGSIDVDSAHATTVGSVSLDIQKNLFASPQLHQCTSNDAERSNLIAHEGDPEGD
- the LOC100783547 gene encoding calcineurin-binding protein 1 isoform X3 is translated as MFSIAAINDTDSKCQWEPLAPTKEAQEFHLSQTYHEGLLKLQTKEYEMARELLESVLKDPLIANAQVDSSASDGHLLQLRFLALKNLATVFLQQDSTHYENALRCYLQAVEIDSKDSVVWNRLGTLSCSMGSLSISRWAFEQGLLCSPNNWNCMEKLLEVLIAIGDEVACLSVAKLILRHWPSHSRALHVRNTIEESEPLPFAPRGIDKLEPQHVRLKFPDKRKATNENVDEDVAFKKLNQNKALHLTEVSWVALADALLEILSPQSSEMDPQKAFSSPDIRLSIILPNSSEAVMDTVEMKGSNGENSVSGDGNIQQLSAFKEKEANIQEEQLHERRSSRLERLRSRKPGKEESNSSCGKDPTKVVIQYLEPFISGGLGGQDTIDRDRTTVSCLGNSEYYNVSAFLRETSNNYGAYHMGHLLLEEVTRQGLTYQDAFVKFLELEKLTRHWGKERTAECNIFLAELYYDFGSCSSTGSQQLEFISETSYHLCKIIESVALDYPFHLTHALNENCFSIDSIQETSGKTINTSTESNSNLDISLLMKNSPLWSRFFWLSGRLSIVDGNRAKACEEYCIALTLLAKRENEDSLCSVPRPHCKVVKELNFDRVLDEINILKVNFLMEKSVIKMMEQEKFLECVSLLSPLLFSTQDVYPNSFSLSKTDKSDEKITSTELMAVDVLMEACQKANPMDVEMYFNCHYRKLKILMTKMGLNTCITSFKSSDQAPILSASPNFDIDSKESSSKNCSHLVADEVKALSDCISQVKKIIDQRGDSDGLFVPTRSICQMQSLLLLIMSHVANILALNKASAQVISDQAESSCFVDAAIVFCKLQHLCPTTPIKTQVDLIVATHDLLAEYGLCCLGEGGKGEEGTFLRFAIKHLLALDTKLKSSFNHKESMQCEEVSKNSLVNVSVEESKSDTLDIQMDCTKIDEINSEKKDVYEGIISKGISSCRVHDKDCKEVECENHGGAGTGSKLIKGESSINQLIECEDELSEDEWEELESKIDCALDQCFFCLYGLHLRSDSSYEDDLVVHKNTSRGDYQTKEQCADVFKYVLPYAKASSRTGLVKLRRVLRAIRKHFLQPPEDLLAGNPIDKFLDDPNLCEDKLSEEAGSDGFLESITKRMFPDVGGLAQYNATLLRRSEPYLEVYCNLYYFLALSEEMSATDKWPGFVLTKEGEEFVEQNAKLFKYDLMYNPLRFESWQRLGNIYDEEVDLLLNDGSKHVNVVGWRKNATLSERVETSRRRSRRCLLMSLALAKTSAQQCEIHELLALVYYDSLQNVVPFYDQRSALPLKDAAWMMFCENSMKHFKKAFTLKQDWLHAFYLGKLSEKLGYSHEIALSYYNKAIAWNTSAVDPVYRMHASRLKLLFKCGKQNLEILKVLSANSFNQSVKEAVTSILIGIDSSFLNTKERCIDANFVETKHEELLKLDTVWSMLFNDCLSALETCVEGDLKHFHKARYMLAQGLYKRGESGDIERAKDHLSFCFKSSRSSFTINMWEIDSTVKKGRRKTPGTAGNKKSLEVNLPESSRKFITCIRKYLLFYLKLLEETGDRCILERSYVALRADKRFSLCIEDLIPVAIGRYLKALIATMCHYQTTASGSVSSSDNVLERMFALFMEQGSLWPEICSLPEIEGSDMSESIIYG